The proteins below are encoded in one region of Numenius arquata chromosome W, bNumArq3.hap1.1, whole genome shotgun sequence:
- the LOC141476757 gene encoding transmembrane protein 8B-like, with protein MDRRGDGQRRLLAPLFRLPLLLLPLRLLPPPADGLFVTDYFTHTPRKLSPFRSFASIELFHFHIPEDTVIAVWNLITFKEQGGTFGDQCPDRSITVYFRSGAPPVINPLHSHFPRDTAVPGSFALTLTWTLPNRTTGVFNVTSPLPGDWFLAAHLPKDEGKISVKGLYKECQYLFQPQLIMQHMVNISVLYPGYFTEQSMPPHNRSCLYKVFVPSYTSHVLVEVLQCRGAKGCPLWLRMQAKAPPLHNSTALDCWEHAPCQLGLDLPFWQHWYYVLVEKHPGVPGTISFQVTVQLTDCSRPSLARPPFLPSSTSMNMPHSFGSVGGLVLGDSPPPASPNGTKHPVPIPTASPASELCWPVHPMLRNELDTFSVHFYIFFGPNVSVPPDRPAVFVISLLPVLDSGGVLNLELRLNVSSLCGKNATVFGCLNHEVPLMSSNNASVTCETESLAGFLLSVNATASLSRLRIPYPQTGSWYLSLRSLCATEHGFEPCINMTAEVYLRSYLSPCINDCGIYGQCKLLRTNNYLYAACECKAGWNGWGCTDNAEAFSYSFQLLSTLLLCLSNVMFVPPVAIAIRSHCLLEAAIYIFTMFFSTFYHACDQPGIVVFCIMEYDVLQFCDFLGSLMSVWVTVIAMARLQPVVKQMLYLLGAMLLSMALQMDRHGFWNLLGPSLFALGIMAITWTVRTIRRRHCYPPTWKRWAFYLCPGVLIAAAAVLLYTFVETEENYFYIHSIWHLLIASSIGFLLPPRAKPNGRLGPLPRRKGCRYQLCINEQEELGLVETAMASINSICTS; from the exons ATGGGCTCTTCGTGACCGACTATTTCACCCACACACCACGCAAGCTCAGTCCCTTCCGCTCCTTTGCCAGCATCGAGCTCTTCCACTTCCACATCCCTGAGGACACAGTCATTGCTGTCTGGAACCTCATCACCTTCAAGGAGCAAGGTGGCACCTTTGGGGACCAATGCCCAGACCGTAGCATCACCGT GTATTTCCGCTCAGGGGCTCCCCCCGTCATTAACCCGCTGCACTCGCACTTCCCCAGGGACACAGCTGTCCCTGGCTCCTTCGCACTGACCCTCACCTGGACCCTGCCCAACCGCACCACAGGGGTGTTCAATGTCACCAGCCCACTGCCTGGGGACTGGTTCCTGGCTGCCCACCTGCCCAAAGATGAGGGCAAGATCTCTGTCAAG GGGCTCTACAAGGAGTGCCAGTATCTCTTCCAGCCACAGCTCATCATGCAGCACATGGTGAACATTTCCGTGCTGTACCCTGGTTACTTCACCGAGCAGAGCATGCCCCCCCACAACCGCTCCTGCCTCTACAA GGTGTTCGTGCCCAGCTACACATCGCATGTGCTGGTGGAGGTGCTGCAGTGCCGTGGGGCCAAGGGCTGCCCACTCTGGCTGCGCATGCAGGCCAAAGCTCCCCCCTTGCACAACTCCACGGCGCTAGACTGCTGGGAGCACGCTCCCTGCCAGCTGGGACTGGACCTGCCCTTCTGGCAGCACTGGTACTATGTGCTGGTGGAGAAACACCCTGGGGTGCCAGGCACCATCTCCTTCCAGGTCACCGTGCAGCTCACAG ACTGTTCCCGACCCAGCCTGGCCCGTccacccttcctgccctccagcacttCCATGAACATGCCCCACTCCTTCGGCTCCGTGggtgggctggtgctgggggacagcCCTCCGCCTGCCAGTCCCAACGGCACGAAGCACCCGGTCCCCATCCCCACCGCCTCGCCTGCCAGCGAGCTGTGCTGGCCAGTCCACCCCATGCTGCGCAATGAGCTGGACACCTTTTCCGTCCACTTCTACATCTTCTTTGGGCCCAACGTGTCAGTGCCACCTGACCGCCCTGCTGTCTTCGTCATCAGCCTCCTACCGGTGCTGGATAGTGGTGGGGTGCTCAACCTGGAGCTGCGGCTCAACGTG AGCTCCCTGTGTGGCAAGAATGCAACAGTGTTTGGGTGTCTGAACCATGAAGTCCCGCTGATGTCCAGTAACAACGCATCGGTCACCTGTGAGACGG AGTCCCTGGCAGGTTTCCTGCTCTCTGTCAATGCCACAGCCAGCCTCAGCCGCCTGCGGATTCCCTACCCCCAGACGGGCAGCTGGTACCTGAGCCTGCGCTCGCTCTGTGCTACAGAGCATGG ATTCGAGCCTTGCATCAATATGACAGCCGAGGTGTACCTGCGCTCTTACCTCTCACCCTGCATCAATGACTGTGGCATCTATGGCCAGTGCAAGCTGCTGCGCACCAACAACTACTTGTATGCTGCCTGCGAGTGCAAAGCTG gctggAATGGTTGGGGCTGCACGGACAATGCCGAGGCTTTCTCCTacagcttccagctcctctccacGCTGCTGCTGTGCCTCAGCAATGTCATGTTTGTGCCTCCTGTTGCCATTGCCATCCGCAGCCACTGCCTCCTGGAAGCTGCCATCTACATCTTCACCATGTTCTTCTCCACT TTTTACCATGCCTGTGACCAGCCTGGCATCGTAGTGTTCTGCATTATGGAGTATGATGTGCTACAGTTCTGTGACTTCCTGGGCTCCCTCATGTCTGTCTGGGTCACCGTCATCGCCATGGCCCGGCTCCAGCCTGTGGTCAAGCAG ATGCTGTACCTGCTGGGGGCCATGCTGCTCTCCATGGCTCTGCAGATGGACCGCCATGGATTCTGGAACCTGCTGGGGCCCAGCCTCTTTGCCTTAGGGATCATGGCCATCACCTGG ACAGTTCGCACCATCCGGCGCCGCCACTGCTACCCGCCAACCTGGAAGCGCTGGGCTTTCTACCTGTGCCCAGGAGTGCTGATTGCAGCAGCCGCTGTGCTGCTCTATACCTTTGTGGAGACGGAGGAGAACTACTTCTACATCCACAGCATCTGGCATCTGCTCATTGCCAGCAGCATCGGCTTCCTGCTACCACCCCGTGCCAAGCCCAACGGGCGCCTGGGACCCCTGCCCCGGCGCAAGGGCTGCAGGTACCAGCTCTGCATCAATgaacaggaggagctggggcttGTCGAAACAGCGATGGCCTCCATCAACAGCATTTGTACCAGCTGA